A window of the Candidatus Dormiibacterota bacterium genome harbors these coding sequences:
- a CDS encoding LysE family translocator, whose translation MITNFPAFVGIALLVILSPGPDTALTIRNTLVGGRAGGIATAAGVVSGLAAWTVASSAGLAALLVASQPLFLAIRLIGAAYLIFLGLQALRAAIFQRPRQADGTTVAPRARLRRMVAYRQGLLSNLSNPKIVVFFLSLFPQFVTRGQGAFVSLLLLGLIFCSITLAWLTLYAIVVARIGDFLRRDRVRRALEATTGLVLVGLGLRLATERR comes from the coding sequence TGGCCCGGACACGGCGCTCACGATTCGGAACACGCTCGTCGGCGGCCGCGCCGGGGGGATTGCGACCGCCGCGGGTGTGGTCAGCGGCCTGGCCGCTTGGACCGTCGCCTCCAGTGCGGGGTTGGCCGCCCTCCTGGTCGCGTCGCAACCCCTCTTTCTGGCGATTCGGTTGATCGGCGCTGCCTACCTTATCTTTCTCGGGCTGCAGGCCTTACGGGCTGCCATCTTCCAGCGCCCGCGGCAAGCGGATGGGACGACCGTCGCCCCCCGGGCGCGGCTGCGGCGGATGGTCGCCTACCGGCAGGGGCTGCTCAGCAACCTGAGCAATCCCAAGATCGTCGTCTTCTTCCTCAGCCTGTTTCCCCAGTTCGTGACCCGCGGCCAGGGCGCCTTCGTCAGCCTCCTCCTGCTGGGGCTGATCTTCTGCTCAATCACGCTCGCGTGGCTGACGCTCTACGCGATCGTGGTGGCACGCATCGGCGACTTCCTTCGGCGCGATCGGGTCCGGCGGGCTCTCGAGGCGACCACCGGGCTGGTCCTGGTCGGCCTTGGCTTGAGGCTCGCGACCGAACGGCGCTGA
- a CDS encoding DUF2269 family protein, which yields MSWYSLLKFVHVLLAITAVGSNITYAAWNARGAMEPQHLSFALRGIKFIDNRVANPAYGLLLITGLTLVAVGQWGFKGWIVFALILFVILIVVAVGFYSRVTNRQIQLLEAEGASSPAYRQVEGQARLYGIISVVIVLLIVFMMVVKPFP from the coding sequence ATGAGCTGGTACAGCCTGCTGAAGTTCGTTCATGTCCTGCTGGCGATCACCGCCGTCGGGAGCAACATCACCTATGCGGCCTGGAACGCGCGGGGCGCGATGGAACCGCAGCACCTGTCCTTCGCGCTGCGAGGGATCAAGTTCATCGATAACCGGGTGGCGAACCCCGCCTACGGACTCTTGTTGATAACCGGCCTAACCCTCGTCGCCGTGGGGCAGTGGGGCTTCAAGGGTTGGATCGTTTTCGCACTGATCCTCTTCGTCATCCTGATCGTTGTCGCCGTGGGCTTCTACTCACGGGTCACGAACCGGCAGATCCAGCTGCTCGAGGCAGAAGGCGCATCATCGCCAGCCTACCGGCAGGTTGAGGGCCAGGCGCGACTGTACGGCATCATCAGCGTCGTGATCGTGCTCCTCATCGTCTTCATGATGGTTGTCAAGCCGTTCCCGTAA
- a CDS encoding cold shock domain-containing protein, with product MPKGTVKKIVSDRGFGFIAADDGKEYFFHQSGVDTSLNFDSLRGGEAVSFDIEQSQKGPRANHVRAA from the coding sequence ATGCCAAAAGGCACCGTAAAGAAAATCGTGTCCGACCGCGGATTTGGGTTCATCGCCGCCGATGATGGCAAGGAATACTTCTTCCATCAGAGTGGCGTGGACACCTCGCTGAACTTCGACAGCCTGCGCGGTGGCGAGGCCGTCAGCTTCGACATCGAGCAGAGCCAGAAGGGACCGCGGGCGAATCACGTCCGCGCCGCCTAG
- a CDS encoding GDP-mannose 4,6-dehydratase, translating into MGKLRIRHLLVAGGAGFLGSTFVRDRLRADPEILITVLDAVRRPGAGADLADLADDRRFKLVRGDVRDRAMVDRLAEAADAIVNVASEEFTESSASDGPALARTDIEGTAVLLDAARKFQHQRFLLVSSGEVYGPLKSAPSREVDRTAPRTLAAGARAAAETLASAYYAGYGVPVLITRGAAAYGPRQPVTQPVASQITSALTGHPVVVDGHGSATRDYLHVDDQVAGIARVLWKGEPGNVYNIGAGVQVSNSQLADAIFESCGKPSSLKRLSKDGPDRSYAMDTKRMRPLGWDPQITFADGIRLTVDWYRRNEVWWRQRDSAIAS; encoded by the coding sequence GTGGGCAAGCTCCGGATCCGCCACCTCCTGGTCGCTGGTGGCGCCGGGTTCCTCGGGTCGACGTTCGTGCGTGACCGGCTCCGCGCCGACCCTGAGATCCTGATCACCGTCCTGGACGCCGTCCGCCGGCCGGGTGCCGGGGCGGACCTGGCCGACCTCGCCGATGACCGGCGGTTCAAACTGGTCAGGGGCGATGTCCGGGATCGGGCGATGGTCGACCGGCTGGCGGAGGCGGCCGACGCCATCGTCAACGTTGCCAGCGAGGAGTTCACCGAGAGTAGCGCGTCGGACGGGCCGGCGCTCGCCCGTACGGATATCGAGGGAACGGCCGTGCTGCTCGATGCGGCCCGCAAATTCCAACACCAGCGGTTTCTGCTGGTCAGTTCCGGCGAGGTCTACGGGCCCCTCAAGTCGGCGCCCAGCCGGGAGGTAGATCGGACCGCCCCGCGAACTCTGGCGGCCGGGGCAAGGGCCGCCGCCGAGACCCTGGCCAGCGCCTATTACGCCGGCTATGGCGTCCCGGTCCTGATCACGCGCGGTGCCGCGGCCTATGGCCCACGGCAGCCGGTGACCCAGCCGGTTGCCAGCCAAATCACGAGCGCGCTAACCGGCCACCCCGTCGTCGTCGACGGCCACGGCTCGGCGACTCGGGACTACCTCCATGTCGATGACCAGGTGGCGGGAATCGCGCGTGTGTTGTGGAAGGGCGAGCCGGGAAACGTCTACAACATCGGAGCCGGGGTCCAGGTCAGCAACAGCCAGCTGGCCGACGCGATCTTCGAGAGCTGCGGCAAGCCCTCCTCCCTCAAGCGCCTCTCGAAGGACGGACCTGACCGGTCGTACGCGATGGACACGAAAAGGATGCGGCCGCTTGGCTGGGACCCGCAGATCACGTTCGCCGACGGGATCCGCCTGACAGTGGATTGGTACCGACGGAACGAGGTGTGGTGGCGGCAGCGCGACTCCGCGATAGCCTCCTAG
- a CDS encoding UDP-glucose/GDP-mannose dehydrogenase family protein, with protein sequence MSAIAVIGTGYVGLTTAVCLAKLGHQVVGVDIDEAKVARLRSGEPTIYEPGLADLMTETLKGGGLVFTSDYNAGIPHADFVFIAVGTPPGRRGEADLVYVKQAAKAIAGAMKKTVVIVNKSTVPIGTGNIVARIVGENLGDEIPFNVVSNPEFLREGSAIHDFMHPDRLVFGSHDEGAARSVAALYSKLDTKILITDLHTAEMIKYASNAFLATRISFINEMARICERVDADVKVVSEGMGMDRRIGPLFLDAGIGYGGSCFPKDVKALARMAETMGYHPELLDAVMEINLDQRTLVVEKLREVLGGLRGQVIGILGLAYKPNTDDVREAPAIDVIENLLQKGAEVRAYDPKAMPVLKAQMNSIQYCKDPYAVAAGADALLIVTEWDEFRQLDLDRIKGLMRRPVIVDGRNIFDPKTMRDRGFVYRGVGRS encoded by the coding sequence ATGAGCGCCATCGCGGTTATTGGCACCGGCTACGTTGGATTGACCACCGCCGTCTGCCTGGCGAAGCTGGGTCACCAGGTGGTCGGCGTCGACATCGACGAGGCCAAAGTGGCGCGGCTCCGTTCCGGCGAGCCGACGATCTACGAGCCCGGCCTCGCCGACTTGATGACCGAGACCCTGAAGGGTGGCGGGCTGGTATTTACCAGCGACTACAACGCTGGCATCCCGCACGCCGATTTCGTCTTCATCGCGGTCGGCACGCCGCCGGGCCGTCGGGGCGAGGCCGATCTCGTCTACGTCAAGCAGGCGGCCAAGGCCATCGCGGGCGCGATGAAAAAGACGGTGGTCATCGTCAACAAGAGCACCGTGCCGATTGGAACGGGAAATATCGTCGCCCGGATCGTGGGCGAAAATCTGGGGGACGAGATCCCCTTCAATGTCGTCTCCAACCCCGAGTTTCTTCGTGAAGGCAGTGCCATCCACGACTTCATGCATCCGGATCGGCTGGTCTTTGGCTCCCATGATGAGGGAGCCGCTCGATCGGTCGCCGCCCTCTACAGCAAGCTCGACACCAAGATCCTGATCACGGATCTCCACACCGCCGAGATGATCAAGTACGCGTCGAACGCCTTCCTCGCCACCCGCATCTCCTTCATCAACGAGATGGCCCGCATCTGTGAGCGCGTTGACGCCGATGTCAAGGTGGTCTCCGAGGGGATGGGCATGGACCGCCGCATCGGTCCGCTCTTTCTCGACGCGGGCATCGGCTACGGCGGCTCCTGCTTCCCCAAGGACGTCAAGGCCCTGGCCCGGATGGCCGAGACGATGGGCTACCACCCCGAGCTGCTCGACGCCGTGATGGAGATCAATCTGGACCAGCGGACGCTCGTTGTCGAGAAGCTGCGCGAAGTGCTCGGCGGACTGCGTGGCCAGGTGATCGGCATCCTTGGCCTCGCCTACAAACCGAATACCGACGACGTGCGGGAGGCGCCCGCGATCGATGTCATCGAGAACCTATTGCAGAAAGGGGCCGAGGTCCGCGCCTACGATCCCAAGGCGATGCCTGTCCTGAAGGCCCAGATGAACTCGATCCAGTACTGCAAAGACCCCTATGCCGTGGCGGCGGGCGCCGATGCCTTACTGATCGTGACCGAGTGGGATGAGTTTCGCCAGCTCGACCTCGATCGCATCAAGGGTCTGATGCGACGTCCCGTGATCGTCGACGGCCGCAACATCTTCGACCCGAAGACCATGCGGGATCGCGGCTTCGTCTACCGCGGCGTCGGCCGCTCCTAA
- a CDS encoding UDP-glucuronic acid decarboxylase family protein codes for MRAVVTGGAGFLGSHLCERLLADGWKVVCVDNLVTGAAHNIAPLRHHASFEFLQHNVSEPLYVEGPLDAVLHFASPASPIDYADHPIATLKVGTLGTHNMLGLARAKGSVFFLASTSEVYGDPMVHPQPETYWGNVNPVGPRAVYDEAKRASEAFTMAYHRAHGMDTRIVRIFNTYGPRIRIDDGRAVPNFLTQALRNQPLTVYGDGSQTRSLCYVEDLIEGIVRLLATDYAQPVNLGTDHEVTMLQLATRIRDLSGSSSQVVFKPLPEDDPKQRRPDLTRARELLGWEPRTSLDAGLVKTIAYFRERLAKA; via the coding sequence TTGCGTGCGGTCGTCACCGGCGGGGCAGGCTTCCTGGGGTCGCACCTTTGCGAGCGGCTGCTGGCCGACGGGTGGAAGGTCGTCTGCGTCGACAACCTGGTTACCGGCGCAGCTCACAACATTGCGCCCCTCCGCCACCACGCGTCGTTCGAGTTTCTCCAGCACAACGTCAGTGAGCCGCTTTACGTCGAAGGCCCGCTGGACGCAGTGCTGCACTTCGCCTCACCCGCCTCACCGATCGACTACGCCGACCATCCGATTGCGACCTTGAAGGTCGGCACCCTCGGCACCCATAACATGCTGGGGCTGGCGCGGGCTAAGGGTTCGGTCTTCTTCCTGGCCTCCACCTCTGAGGTCTACGGCGACCCCATGGTTCATCCTCAGCCCGAAACCTACTGGGGGAACGTCAACCCGGTCGGCCCGCGCGCAGTCTATGACGAGGCCAAGCGAGCGTCGGAAGCCTTCACGATGGCGTATCACCGCGCCCACGGGATGGACACCCGCATCGTGCGCATCTTCAATACGTACGGGCCTCGTATCCGAATCGACGATGGGCGCGCGGTCCCTAACTTCTTGACCCAAGCGCTGCGCAACCAACCCCTGACGGTCTATGGCGATGGCTCGCAGACCCGCAGCCTCTGCTACGTCGAGGACCTCATCGAGGGCATCGTGCGCCTGCTGGCGACTGACTACGCGCAGCCCGTCAACCTTGGGACCGACCACGAGGTCACGATGCTCCAGCTCGCCACCCGCATCCGGGACTTGAGCGGCAGCTCGAGTCAGGTCGTGTTTAAGCCACTCCCTGAAGACGATCCAAAGCAGCGCCGCCCCGATTTGACCCGCGCCCGCGAGCTCCTCGGCTGGGAACCGCGAACGTCGCTCGACGCCGGCCTCGTCAAGACGATCGCCTACTTCCGCGAACGCCTGGCCAAGGCCTAG
- the rpoD gene encoding RNA polymerase sigma factor RpoD, protein MGVKPHGGVDPIVLAAEALIIKGKDQGRLSPDDILAGLSGAQLDPEELIQVSEVFQQMGIPIADGEKDLQGAELDDDLMAEAAEMDSAAIDDPVRMYLKEIGQFALLKAEQEVTLAKAIEARDVDAKDRLAEANLRLVVAIAKKYAGRGMSLLDLIQEGNLGLMRAVEKFDYHRGFKFSTYATWWIRQAITRAIADQARTIRVPVHVVELINKLGRSRRQLQQDLGREPTDEEIGRELEISADRVREIERISQNPVSLEAPIGEEDDSNLGDFVQDGEATSPADAAALTMLRNEVDLILDTLSARERRVLQLRFGLLEGNERTLEEVGQRLGVTRERIRQIEAKALRKLRHPSRSKKLKDYLE, encoded by the coding sequence GTGGGCGTGAAGCCGCATGGCGGCGTCGACCCGATCGTCCTGGCCGCCGAGGCCTTGATCATCAAGGGCAAGGATCAGGGGCGCCTGAGTCCGGACGACATCCTCGCCGGCTTGTCCGGCGCACAGCTTGATCCCGAGGAGCTGATTCAGGTCTCCGAGGTCTTCCAGCAAATGGGGATCCCAATCGCTGATGGCGAGAAGGATCTGCAAGGTGCAGAGCTGGATGACGACCTGATGGCCGAGGCCGCGGAGATGGACTCCGCTGCGATCGACGATCCGGTCCGGATGTACCTGAAAGAGATTGGCCAGTTCGCTCTGCTCAAGGCCGAGCAGGAAGTTACCCTGGCAAAGGCGATCGAGGCTCGCGATGTCGACGCCAAAGATCGGCTGGCAGAAGCCAACCTTCGCCTCGTGGTGGCCATCGCCAAGAAGTACGCCGGGCGCGGCATGTCGCTGCTCGACTTGATCCAGGAAGGCAACCTCGGTCTGATGCGTGCGGTCGAAAAGTTCGACTACCACCGCGGCTTCAAGTTCTCAACCTATGCGACATGGTGGATCCGGCAGGCGATCACCCGGGCGATCGCCGATCAGGCGCGCACCATCCGCGTTCCCGTCCATGTGGTCGAGTTGATCAACAAGCTGGGCCGCTCGAGAAGGCAGCTGCAGCAAGACCTCGGGCGAGAGCCTACCGACGAGGAAATCGGCAGGGAGTTGGAGATCAGCGCCGATCGGGTCAGGGAAATCGAGCGGATATCGCAGAACCCCGTTTCCCTCGAGGCGCCCATCGGCGAAGAAGACGACTCGAACCTGGGCGACTTTGTTCAGGACGGGGAGGCGACCTCGCCGGCTGACGCGGCCGCCCTGACGATGTTGCGAAACGAGGTGGATCTCATTCTTGACACCCTCTCGGCGCGCGAGCGGCGGGTATTGCAGCTTCGATTCGGACTCTTGGAGGGCAATGAGCGAACGCTGGAAGAAGTGGGGCAGCGGCTCGGTGTCACCCGCGAACGAATCCGTCAGATCGAGGCGAAGGCGCTGCGCAAGCTTCGCCACCCGAGCCGCAGCAAGAAGCTGAAAGACTACCTCGAGTAG
- the rpoD gene encoding RNA polymerase sigma factor RpoD, giving the protein MVLAAEALIVKGKEQGFLSPDDILAGFPDVELDPDQLFRIFNVFRDMGIEVSDGEKDLEEVVEIDDDLIATIEAMDSVSLDDPVRMYLKEIGRVALLKAEQEVTLAKAIEAGDDDAKHKLTEANLRLVVSIAKKYIGRGMSFLDLIQEGNMGLIRAVEKFDYHKGYKFSTYATWWIRQAITRAIADQARTIRIPVHMVETINKLVRVSRRLLQELGREPTDQEIGDEMGISAEKVREIVKVSQDPVSLETPIGEEEDSHLGDFVEDKEATSPSDAASLTMLRTEVEDILDTLTPRERRVLQLRFGLIDGHQRTLEEVGKRFGVTRERIRQIEAKALRKLRHPSRSKKLKDYLE; this is encoded by the coding sequence ATGGTCCTGGCCGCCGAGGCCCTGATTGTCAAAGGTAAGGAACAGGGATTCCTCAGCCCCGACGACATCCTCGCGGGCTTCCCCGACGTCGAGCTCGACCCTGACCAGCTGTTCCGGATCTTCAACGTGTTCCGGGACATGGGGATCGAGGTCTCGGACGGCGAGAAGGACTTAGAGGAAGTCGTCGAGATCGACGATGACCTGATTGCCACGATCGAAGCGATGGACTCGGTCTCGCTCGATGACCCGGTCCGGATGTATCTCAAGGAGATTGGGCGGGTGGCACTGCTCAAGGCGGAGCAGGAGGTGACGCTGGCCAAGGCGATCGAGGCCGGCGACGACGACGCCAAGCACAAGCTGACCGAGGCCAACCTCCGGCTGGTGGTCTCGATCGCAAAGAAGTACATCGGCCGCGGCATGTCCTTCCTCGACTTGATCCAGGAAGGCAACATGGGCCTGATCCGGGCGGTCGAGAAGTTCGATTACCACAAGGGATACAAGTTCTCGACCTACGCCACCTGGTGGATCCGGCAGGCGATCACCCGCGCCATCGCCGACCAGGCGCGCACCATCCGCATTCCGGTGCACATGGTGGAGACGATCAACAAGCTGGTCCGGGTCTCCCGCCGCCTGCTGCAGGAACTGGGCCGCGAACCCACCGACCAGGAGATCGGCGACGAGATGGGCATCTCGGCCGAGAAAGTGCGGGAGATCGTGAAGGTCTCGCAGGACCCGGTCTCGCTCGAAACCCCGATCGGCGAAGAGGAGGATTCGCACCTGGGCGATTTCGTCGAGGACAAGGAAGCGACCTCGCCCTCGGATGCCGCCTCGCTGACGATGTTGCGGACGGAGGTGGAAGACATCCTCGACACCCTGACACCGCGCGAGCGGCGCGTGCTGCAGCTGCGCTTTGGCTTGATCGATGGGCACCAGCGGACGCTGGAAGAAGTGGGGAAGAGGTTCGGAGTTACCCGGGAGCGCATCCGCCAGATCGAGGCGAAGGCGCTGCGCAAACTGCGGCACCCGAGCCGCAGCAAGAAGCTGAAAGACTACCTCGAGTAA
- the dnaG gene encoding DNA primase, which yields MPSVKQDAVQEIKDRLDLVDLISEHLRLQKAGRDLKGLCPFHQEKTPSLYVSPEKQLWHCYGCQKGGDHFTFIQDIEHVDFRGALRLLAEKTGVVLEESPGAGRQRELKRTIARLNGLAAQYFHHILLENPAGQRALIQLESRGVTRASMTEFQLGFAPAGQRKDNLVRFLRKHGAADGEMMEAGLAIKPDGGGELWDRFRQRIIIPIHDEHGELVAFGGRVIDDTAQPKYLNTSQTALYDKGRTLFNLHRARKSIHELKHAVLMEGYFDAITAWQANVTNVVTTSGTALGEHQVRLLKRETQELLLAFDRDDAGLNATQRAIELASKSGVYIKVVRVPQGKDPDDYLRAHPDGWANLREHALPEWEYLLRQALANLDLTDARERRRGAELVIPVLAKIPEASVLEIYAQQAAGWLRIEPAALLRDVQALKSGKGGPHPGPPPRAGEGNRPSVLGGFAAEGNGATQATKDEGYLLGLLIERPDLVAEVAGELQAVSFSAPAYERVFARLQQMVEAEATVRPTDHLSEFAADEQGLISAVAMAKYPELDSGSEAALRQSLEQCLQTLKINAAQRRLKALVADMRAARAAGDESRLVTLMQENDHLAHQLDALKDLRNGQG from the coding sequence ATGCCGTCGGTGAAACAGGATGCCGTCCAGGAGATCAAGGATCGCCTTGACCTGGTGGACCTCATCTCGGAACACTTGCGGCTGCAAAAGGCCGGGCGCGACCTGAAGGGGCTCTGCCCCTTCCACCAGGAGAAGACCCCATCCTTATACGTCTCGCCCGAAAAGCAGCTCTGGCATTGCTACGGCTGCCAGAAGGGGGGCGACCACTTCACCTTCATCCAGGACATCGAGCATGTCGACTTCCGCGGCGCTTTGCGGCTGCTCGCCGAGAAGACCGGCGTCGTCCTCGAGGAGTCGCCCGGCGCCGGGCGGCAGCGTGAGCTCAAACGGACCATTGCTCGGCTGAACGGGCTGGCCGCTCAGTATTTCCATCACATCCTGCTCGAGAACCCGGCCGGGCAGCGGGCGTTGATCCAGCTGGAGTCGCGCGGGGTCACCCGGGCGTCGATGACCGAGTTCCAGCTTGGCTTCGCGCCGGCGGGGCAGCGAAAGGACAACCTGGTCCGCTTCCTCCGCAAGCATGGCGCGGCCGACGGCGAGATGATGGAGGCGGGCCTGGCGATCAAGCCCGACGGGGGAGGGGAGCTCTGGGACCGCTTCCGGCAGCGGATCATCATTCCGATCCACGACGAGCATGGCGAGCTGGTCGCCTTCGGCGGCCGGGTGATCGATGACACCGCCCAGCCCAAGTACCTGAATACGTCGCAGACCGCCCTCTACGACAAGGGGCGGACCCTCTTCAACCTGCACCGGGCGCGCAAGTCGATCCACGAGCTGAAGCACGCCGTCCTGATGGAAGGCTACTTCGACGCCATCACCGCCTGGCAGGCGAATGTGACGAACGTGGTCACCACCTCGGGGACCGCCCTCGGCGAGCACCAGGTGCGGCTCCTCAAGCGGGAAACCCAGGAACTCCTGCTGGCCTTCGACCGCGACGACGCCGGGCTGAACGCCACCCAGCGGGCGATCGAGCTGGCATCGAAATCGGGCGTATATATAAAGGTTGTTCGGGTGCCGCAGGGCAAGGATCCGGACGACTACCTGCGGGCCCATCCCGACGGCTGGGCGAACCTGCGGGAGCACGCTCTTCCGGAATGGGAGTACCTGCTGCGCCAGGCGCTGGCGAATCTCGATCTCACCGACGCGCGCGAGCGACGCCGGGGGGCAGAATTGGTGATTCCTGTGCTGGCCAAGATCCCGGAGGCGTCGGTGCTGGAAATCTACGCCCAGCAGGCCGCAGGATGGCTGCGCATTGAGCCAGCCGCCCTGCTTCGCGACGTCCAGGCCTTGAAGTCCGGAAAAGGCGGCCCTCACCCTGGCCCTCCCCCGCGAGCGGGCGAGGGAAATCGGCCGAGTGTGCTTGGGGGCTTTGCCGCTGAGGGAAATGGCGCGACCCAGGCAACGAAGGACGAGGGATACCTCCTGGGGCTCCTGATCGAGCGGCCCGACCTGGTTGCGGAGGTCGCCGGCGAGTTGCAGGCGGTCAGTTTCTCCGCACCGGCCTACGAGCGGGTTTTCGCTAGGCTGCAACAGATGGTTGAAGCCGAAGCAACGGTTCGTCCCACCGACCACCTCTCCGAGTTCGCGGCAGACGAGCAGGGGCTGATTTCGGCGGTCGCCATGGCCAAATACCCCGAGCTGGACAGCGGCTCAGAGGCTGCCCTGAGGCAGAGCCTGGAGCAATGTCTCCAAACACTTAAAATAAACGCCGCCCAACGACGGTTGAAAGCTTTAGTGGCTGACATGCGTGCAGCGCGCGCGGCGGGAGATGAGTCTCGGCTCGTTACTCTCATGCAGGAGAATGACCACTTGGCCCACCAACTCGATGCACTTAAAGACTTGAGAAATGGCCAGGGCTAA
- a CDS encoding type II toxin-antitoxin system prevent-host-death family antitoxin yields the protein MIKAEIRELRQNASNPIRRVIEGETIEVTEWGRPVARIVPLHGRRVIDRMVAEVVTYDARISAAAQTLGLPVIAPR from the coding sequence ATGATCAAAGCGGAGATCCGCGAGTTACGCCAGAATGCCAGTAATCCGATCCGACGCGTGATCGAAGGGGAAACGATCGAGGTGACCGAATGGGGTCGGCCCGTCGCGCGGATCGTGCCGCTCCACGGTCGCAGGGTCATCGACCGGATGGTTGCCGAGGTCGTGACATACGACGCTCGCATAAGCGCTGCTGCCCAAACGCTCGGTCTTCCGGTTATCGCCCCACGCTAG